One window from the genome of Dermacentor silvarum isolate Dsil-2018 chromosome 7, BIME_Dsil_1.4, whole genome shotgun sequence encodes:
- the LOC119458242 gene encoding salivary cystatin-L-like, protein MAMIKRTCSLLLAVVWASLLLRTGYTTSMLVGGWTEQNPQADPKFLKFAHYAVSTQTADREVFDTVVELTNVATQVVSGVNYNLTFTTAPTNCKIGQVQYSVEQCVPAGPVNKKCSAIVYDIPWTNTTDVTSYTCSNIAQ, encoded by the exons ATGGCGATGATCAAACGAACCTGCTCCCTTCTACTGGCTGTGGTGTGGGCAAGCCTATTGCTCCGCACCGGCTACACCACTTCAATGTTGGTGGGTGGTTGGACAGAACAGAACCCACAAGCGGACCCCAAGTTCCTCAAGTTTGCTCACTACGCGGTCTCCACTCAAACTGCGGACCGAGAGGTGTTCGACACCGTTGTCGAGCTTACTAATGTCGCCACCCAG GTTGTTTCAGGTGTGAACTACAACTTGACATTCACTACGGCACCGACCAACTGCAAGATTGGTCAAGTTCAATATTCGGTAGAGCAATGTGTTCCAGCCGGCCCG GTGAACAAGAAGTGTTCAGCAATCGTCTACGACATTCCTTGGACGAATACTACTGACGTTACCAGCTATACGTGCTCCAACATTGCTCAATGA